The genomic stretch GTGATGCGAAGACGACTGAGTGGGGAGCAATTCGCGCTTTGCATGGGCACCCAGAGCCGTTTAATTTAAAGTACCTCGGCTTAGGCAACGAGCTGTGGGGACAGAACTATTTTACCCGTTATGAAATTTTCTACAATGCCATTAAAGCGAAATATCCGGATATTAAGCTCGTGCTGAGCGCGGGGGCATTCCCCGAGGATGCCAACTTTAATTTGACGTACGAGTGGCTCGGAAAGAACAATAACAAGGCTGATCTGGTTGATGAGCATATGTATCAATCGCCGCAGTGGTTTTACAATAACGTCACAAGGTACGACAGATACGACCGCAGCGGTCCGAAGGTATTCGTCGGAGAGTATGCTGCGCATGGCAACGGCAAGCGAAATAATATGGAGAGTGCACTCGCCGAAGCGGCGTTTATGACGGGCTTGGAGCGAAATTCGGATGTTGTTGCGATGGCTGCATACGCTCCGTTGTTTGCACACCAAAGCTATACCCAGTGGACACCGGATTTGATTTGGTTCAACAACAGTCAATCGTTTGGAACGCCGAATTATTATGTGCAGCAGCTATTCGCTCAGCATGTCGGACAGTACGTCATGCCATCCAAATTAAAGAAGAGAAATCAAACCTCGGATACGATTACCGGCTCTATCGTGCTTGGAGCGTGGAGCACTATTGCTGAATATGACGATATTCGGGTAACGGCAGCTGATCAAACTCCGCTGTACGATAACGATTTCAGCAATTCTGATACAATGACCGATTGGAAAACGTTCAAAGGCACTTGGGCTGCGACCGGCGAGCTGCTGAAACAGTCGGAATCCACAACGGATGCGAGACTGGAGCTCGTTCAAGGCAAGGATTGGAGCAATTATACATTGGAGCTCAAAGCTAGAAAGGTCAGCGGCTCAGAAGGCTTCCTTATCGGCTTCGGAGCGGAAAATAGCGATGATTATTATTGGTGGAATCTTGGCGGATTTTCTAATTCGAGAACAATTGTGGAGAAATCCGTAAAAGGAACGAAATCAACGATTAGCAACATTAGTTATAAGACGATATCGACGAACCAATGGTATGACATAAAAATTGTTGTGGAAGGCGCACATATTAGAGCTTATTTGGATGGCGAGCTGATTCATGATATTACGGATATCGTCATTCCCGGGCCATTGTATAGCGTAACGACGAAGGAGGCGCATACCGGAGAGCTTATTGTGAAAACCGTAAACTCATCAGGCAGTGCGCAGAAAGCAAGAATACAAATCGCGGGAGCAGGGATTATTGGTGCTAACGCTACAGCGATTGTTCTTAAAGATGAGACATTAACGGCAGAAAATTCATTCGCTAATCCGACAAATGTGTCACCACAGACGAAGATCATTAGCGGTACAGGCAAAGAGTTCGATTATGATTTCCCAGCCTATTCTGTAACCGTTCTTAGGCTGCCAATGAATAATAGCCCGATCATAACAAGCATCGAGCCTACCGCGATTACAACGAAGAAGGGAGCCATTCCGCAATTGCCAAAGGTCGTTCGCGCAAACCTATCTGATGGCAGTACGAGGGATGCTTCTGTTAACTGGAGACCGGTCGACGCAGCTCAAGTAGCAAAAACAGGCAGCTTTGAAGTAAGGGGCACGGTAGAGGGAACCTATCTTTTTGCGCAGGCTGCTGTTCTGGTTGGGAATGCTGAGCAGCATTCTGGCGTTATGCTTACGGGTCCTGCCTCGGCTGCGAGAGAAGAAAGCTTTGCAGTGGAGTACGGCCTTGGGGATAGCGGCAAAGAGGCGGCTGCTCATGATATTACGTTAACCTACGACGCAGATAAGCTTACTTTTGACGAAGCGGAATCGCTGAACGAGAATGATATGGTCATCGTTGGAACTGAGAGCGAAACACCAGGACTCGTGAGACTGCTGGCTGTTCATCTCGGCGAGGCTAAGCCTCAACCGAATAGCAGCTTGCTTCGTTTTAAATTTAAAGCGAAGCAGGTTTCCGGTTTGGCGAACGTAGCGATAACGAATGCTGTTATTGCTGCCAGTGACGGGACAGAGTCGGTGCTTGCAGGAGCATCGTTGCAAGTACAGATTAATACGATTGACAAGTCTGCTCTGCTAGCATTAATTACGCAAGCACAAAGTGTACACGATGCAGCTAGTGAGGGCAGCGGCAGCGGGCAATATCCAGTCGGTTCGAAAGCAGCACTGCAATTGGCGATTGATCATGCCAGCAGTGTGGCAAATGATACAACGGCTACTCAAACAGAAATTGAGCAAGCAGCATTGCAGTTAAATACAGCACTGCAGCTATTTAAAGGTCTAGTCATCGTAACGATACCAGGTGATGTGAACAATGACCAAAGAGTGAGTATTGCGGATTTGGCGATTATAGCGAAAGGATATGGCTTAACCTCTTCTGATTCGGGTTGGGAGCTTGTGAAGAAAAACGACCTGAACGGCGACAATGTCATTGATATTCAGGATCTAGTAATTGTAGCAAGACAAATATTGAAGGGTTGATCAAATAGAGATGAAGGCAGGCGTGCTTTGATAAGGCAATGTCGAAGCATGCCTGTCTAATGTATTTTCATGTAAAGATGGCATTGAATAAATTATCTTGCCTTAAGAAAGGTAGGTTGTGCTGAAATGTGCAAGAGGAAGTGGCTTATTACTTTTATCATGCTTTTGTGCGTGGTCATGACGGTTAAGCCCGAAATGTCATGGGCGTCCGCAGATTTCGATGGACTGCCTAGTGCGCAGCTGGAGGGACTGCGAGTCGTCGAAGCGGGACAAAGCTTTGAGACCTTCTATGTGCTGCCTAGTTCCAATGAGCCGATGATTGCTCAGGATATTACGATCACCTTTGATCCGAAGCAGGTGGAGTTCTTGGGCGCTGACTATATTAGAGATGGATGGATCATTGCTGGACAAACGCAAAGCCAAGGAGAGGTCAGACTGCTTGCGGCGAGCGGCAGTGGAAACAGCTTTGAATACGGTGATCATGATAGGCTAGTTCTCTATTGGAAGGCGAAGCTTGGTATGCCTGCTTCAGTGCCTAAGATAGCAATTGCAAGTATGGAAGGGGCGCTAGGCAGCGAGAGCGGCTTGCATCTTCGCAGCTTTACTGCTGCAGCAGCCATTCAAGGAGATTTGAATGACGATGGCTTAGTAACGGTTGGAGATTTGGCGCTCGTTGTAACGGCGCTTGGGAAGTCGGAAGTCAGTCCAGATTGGGCTAGCTATGCGAAAATGGACCTCAATGAAGATGGAACGGTTGATTATTATGACTTGCTCATGGTTGCTGAGCTTATCCTTCATGGGAAAATCACGCCAGCCTCCACAACGCTGACCGGTCCTGCGACGGCTTCTGCTGGTGATACGGTGGAGCTGGTTTTTGGGATTAATGATCTGTTTCAGCATATTTACGCGCAGGACCTGATCCTATCGTTCGACGATCAGACGCTTGAATTCATTGGAGCAGCTTCAATCAACGAGGAGAGGTTTCATGTTTTGGACTCAGACGTAACCAGCGGCGCAATACGATTGCTAATCGTACATATGGACACGCTGTTCCCAAGTCCGAGCACACAATATGTACGTCTACACTTTAAAGTTAAGTCGGGTACTCACTCTGAATCTACAATAGTATCCGTACAGTCGCTTATAGTTGCTAATGGCTTGGGCGAGGAGACGGATATTAGCGGCGTAGCGCATACCATCAGCTTCGAGATGACGAATACAGAAGCAGGTGACCTCAATGGAGATCATCGAATCAGTATTGGAGATCTTGCTATTCTTGCCAATGGCTACGGTAAATCGTCGACTGATGCGGATTGGTCTAGCGTAAAGCAAGGCGACTTGAATGATGACGGATTTATTGATATTTCCGATCTTTCACTTCTGGCAGCAAAAATTTTGTTGTGATTAGCCATAAAACTTGGATAAGGATGAGGAGAAATATGAAACGCAAACTGTTCATTCAGTGTCTTGCTTTATTGATAACGTTGACGGTTCTTCCCGGTATCGCCTCGGCGAAGGACGTTTTATTCTCTTTAACGGCAAGCAGCGAGCAGCCAGTCCTCGGACAGCCGTTTATCGTTACCGTAAGCGGGAGTGATCTGACGGATATGTATGGCTTTGAAATTAATCTGGAATATAATCCGGAGCAATTGCGTTACGTTAAGTCCGCCAGCTCGATGTCAGGCTTCCCTGTATCCTTGGCACCGAAAGACGGGAAGCTTGTATTCGCGCATACCAAAATCGGTAAGGCAGCAGGCGATTCCGGAAAGG from Paenibacillus sp. FSL H8-0548 encodes the following:
- a CDS encoding alpha-L-arabinofuranosidase C-terminal domain-containing protein — encoded protein: MRKFKRMTAMLCMSAMLFSAIPLPTFAEEGVGAEPTPVSDISAVSTDGLLLHYTFEETSGTTVKDVSGHGNDGVLNGGTAWTAAGKSGRAVDLQGTNGYIGLPNGIASDSPNLTVATWVDVDSVKTWASVFALGTGTTNRIFLTLNDNGGATRLANMPQGGAENILTGPAFPTSKIWHHVAITIFGNTYTLYINGIQVASVSNMQANMTHLGQTTTNYIGRSQYPADPYFDGRIDDFRIYERALGSDEIMSLVTETMTDLEIVAYSKNWLDLGDTSEQTQNLTLPLIGPGGAAITWQSSDSSVIQTDGTVIRPGVGEGDRTVTLTAMIAKGTLQDTKEFKVTVWEENSFAYSLNINADEAQHEVSPTLYGVFYEDINYAADGGLYGELLQNRSFEFSTPLYSWTNAGFDGAIGTVTTAADHPLNTKNPRYARISVTEPGGGYGISNAGYTGLAVQSGERYNFTVYARSTDALTKPLQARLGTSATNIFAACELNGITSEWQKLGCSMESNTTVTNARLFVTTEDKAVVELDMVSLFPGKTYNNRDNGLRYDLAEMVDDLNPSFFRFPGGCIVEGGSIANRYQWKNTVGDVAERKVQPNQWASNYYQSFGLGFQEYFQYAQDIGAEPLPIIFIGQVSCSSNPPTVPVDQLQPYIQDALDLIEYANGDAKTTEWGAIRALHGHPEPFNLKYLGLGNELWGQNYFTRYEIFYNAIKAKYPDIKLVLSAGAFPEDANFNLTYEWLGKNNNKADLVDEHMYQSPQWFYNNVTRYDRYDRSGPKVFVGEYAAHGNGKRNNMESALAEAAFMTGLERNSDVVAMAAYAPLFAHQSYTQWTPDLIWFNNSQSFGTPNYYVQQLFAQHVGQYVMPSKLKKRNQTSDTITGSIVLGAWSTIAEYDDIRVTAADQTPLYDNDFSNSDTMTDWKTFKGTWAATGELLKQSESTTDARLELVQGKDWSNYTLELKARKVSGSEGFLIGFGAENSDDYYWWNLGGFSNSRTIVEKSVKGTKSTISNISYKTISTNQWYDIKIVVEGAHIRAYLDGELIHDITDIVIPGPLYSVTTKEAHTGELIVKTVNSSGSAQKARIQIAGAGIIGANATAIVLKDETLTAENSFANPTNVSPQTKIISGTGKEFDYDFPAYSVTVLRLPMNNSPIITSIEPTAITTKKGAIPQLPKVVRANLSDGSTRDASVNWRPVDAAQVAKTGSFEVRGTVEGTYLFAQAAVLVGNAEQHSGVMLTGPASAAREESFAVEYGLGDSGKEAAAHDITLTYDADKLTFDEAESLNENDMVIVGTESETPGLVRLLAVHLGEAKPQPNSSLLRFKFKAKQVSGLANVAITNAVIAASDGTESVLAGASLQVQINTIDKSALLALITQAQSVHDAASEGSGSGQYPVGSKAALQLAIDHASSVANDTTATQTEIEQAALQLNTALQLFKGLVIVTIPGDVNNDQRVSIADLAIIAKGYGLTSSDSGWELVKKNDLNGDNVIDIQDLVIVARQILKG
- a CDS encoding dockerin type I domain-containing protein, with the protein product MCKRKWLITFIMLLCVVMTVKPEMSWASADFDGLPSAQLEGLRVVEAGQSFETFYVLPSSNEPMIAQDITITFDPKQVEFLGADYIRDGWIIAGQTQSQGEVRLLAASGSGNSFEYGDHDRLVLYWKAKLGMPASVPKIAIASMEGALGSESGLHLRSFTAAAAIQGDLNDDGLVTVGDLALVVTALGKSEVSPDWASYAKMDLNEDGTVDYYDLLMVAELILHGKITPASTTLTGPATASAGDTVELVFGINDLFQHIYAQDLILSFDDQTLEFIGAASINEERFHVLDSDVTSGAIRLLIVHMDTLFPSPSTQYVRLHFKVKSGTHSESTIVSVQSLIVANGLGEETDISGVAHTISFEMTNTEAGDLNGDHRISIGDLAILANGYGKSSTDADWSSVKQGDLNDDGFIDISDLSLLAAKILL